Proteins from one Gimesia maris genomic window:
- a CDS encoding alpha/beta hydrolase gives MMPRFVSRILIGLFLLGLVTYLIPEPQKSSAENQQTKKEAPILSNIAPLPKDLKVVEDIEYRPGNRRAWKLDLVMPRERSEPPRPAIIFVHGGGWSSGDKARGIFRSGPVEYASLGYVCISVNYRLADEDPFPACLHDVKCAVRWLRAHADKYNVDPNRIGGYGNSAGAHLVSLLGLVDEEQKLEGDGPWQDQSSLLNAVCVSAVPADFVNWPGGIRNKRTLFKLLHSNDTGLEELAIIASPISYVNKQAPPFLVFQGAGDRTVDVSQADSFVAALKAAGAADITYHRYPEANHDVFTRNRRETYPEMEAFFERVLMNPPAKTKPADGTYRSTTPAAS, from the coding sequence ATGATGCCACGCTTTGTATCCCGCATTTTGATCGGACTGTTTCTGCTGGGTCTCGTTACGTACCTGATTCCGGAACCGCAAAAGAGTTCCGCTGAAAACCAGCAGACCAAAAAAGAGGCTCCGATACTGTCAAACATCGCGCCGCTGCCTAAAGACCTGAAGGTCGTGGAAGATATAGAGTATCGGCCTGGTAACCGACGCGCCTGGAAGTTGGACCTGGTCATGCCTCGTGAACGGAGTGAACCCCCCCGTCCTGCAATTATCTTTGTGCACGGTGGTGGCTGGTCGAGCGGCGACAAAGCCCGTGGCATTTTTCGGAGTGGTCCGGTCGAATATGCGAGCCTGGGTTATGTCTGTATCAGCGTCAATTATCGTCTGGCGGATGAAGATCCGTTCCCAGCGTGCCTGCATGATGTGAAGTGTGCTGTTCGCTGGTTGCGGGCACATGCCGATAAATATAATGTCGATCCCAACCGCATTGGCGGATATGGCAATTCAGCAGGAGCTCATCTCGTCAGTCTGCTGGGACTGGTAGACGAAGAGCAAAAGCTGGAAGGTGACGGTCCCTGGCAGGATCAATCCAGTCTGCTCAATGCCGTCTGTGTCTCCGCGGTCCCGGCCGATTTTGTGAACTGGCCCGGCGGAATCAGAAACAAACGAACACTTTTCAAGTTGCTGCACTCGAATGATACCGGTCTGGAGGAACTGGCGATTATAGCATCGCCGATCAGCTATGTTAATAAGCAGGCTCCCCCGTTTCTGGTATTCCAGGGAGCCGGAGACCGGACTGTGGATGTATCCCAGGCAGACAGTTTTGTCGCCGCTTTGAAAGCAGCAGGCGCAGCAGACATCACGTACCATCGTTATCCGGAAGCAAATCATGATGTCTTCACCAGGAATCGTCGTGAGACCTATCCGGAGATGGAAGCTTTTTTTGAACGCGTGCTGATGAATCCGCCTGCCAAAACAAAGCCGGCCGACGGGACATACCGCAGCACAACTCCTGCAGCCAGCTAA
- the proB gene encoding glutamate 5-kinase translates to MSRTRREIIDTAETLVIKIGTNVLSCADDTLNPERIESLAEQIHRIKLTGRKVVVVSSGAIGAGMGLLGLKERPKDLGHLQASAAVGQAHLIRRYDRCLQKHGYHAAQLLVTANDFKHRTRYLNVRNTIHTLFEYGAVPIVNENDTVSIKEIKFGDNDHLAAMVTSLVKKPLLVILSVVDGLYDGDPKSPDSARISQVQDWTPELLALATDDSSSLGTGGMKSKLQAVHSATAVGENVIIANGTQEGILDQILNGEDVGTLFLAQGASVSAWKRWIGYTIRPKGKFHLDEGATKAIREGGKSLLAIGIRSIDGTFESGEAVTLVSPSGEEFARGLSNYNSNDLAKIVMRRSDQIATILGAVPYSEVIHRDNLAVLENHPAL, encoded by the coding sequence GTGAGTCGAACCAGACGTGAAATAATTGATACAGCGGAAACGCTGGTGATTAAAATTGGAACAAACGTTCTCTCTTGCGCGGACGATACACTCAATCCCGAGCGGATTGAATCGCTGGCAGAGCAGATCCACCGAATCAAGTTGACAGGTCGCAAAGTCGTGGTCGTCTCCAGTGGTGCCATCGGCGCAGGCATGGGATTGCTAGGTTTAAAAGAACGCCCCAAAGATCTGGGACACCTGCAGGCCTCCGCCGCCGTCGGGCAGGCCCATCTGATCCGCCGCTATGACCGCTGCCTGCAAAAGCACGGTTATCATGCGGCGCAACTGCTGGTGACAGCGAATGATTTCAAGCATCGTACGCGTTACCTCAATGTACGTAACACGATACACACTCTGTTCGAATACGGTGCTGTTCCCATCGTCAACGAAAATGACACCGTCAGTATCAAAGAGATCAAGTTCGGCGATAATGACCATCTCGCCGCCATGGTCACCAGCCTGGTCAAGAAACCATTGCTCGTAATTCTGTCCGTCGTTGACGGATTATATGACGGAGATCCGAAATCTCCGGACAGCGCCCGTATTTCGCAGGTCCAGGACTGGACACCTGAATTACTGGCTCTCGCCACCGATGACAGCAGTTCGCTGGGCACCGGGGGAATGAAATCCAAGCTGCAGGCGGTGCATTCCGCGACTGCAGTCGGAGAAAATGTCATTATCGCCAACGGCACACAGGAAGGAATTCTGGATCAGATTCTCAACGGTGAGGATGTCGGCACACTCTTTCTGGCGCAGGGGGCTTCTGTTTCTGCCTGGAAACGCTGGATCGGTTATACGATCCGACCTAAAGGCAAATTTCATCTGGACGAAGGCGCCACCAAAGCCATTCGTGAAGGCGGAAAATCTCTGCTGGCGATCGGCATCCGTTCGATTGATGGCACTTTTGAAAGTGGCGAAGCCGTCACGCTGGTCAGTCCCAGTGGGGAAGAATTCGCCCGCGGGCTGAGTAATTACAATTCGAATGATCTGGCAAAAATAGTGATGCGACGTTCGGATCAGATTGCCACCATACTGGGAGCCGTCCCGTACTCCGAAGTGATTCATCGGGATAATCTGGCGGTTCTGGAAAACCATCCTGCGCTGTAG